In Bythopirellula goksoeyrii, a single window of DNA contains:
- the rbfA gene encoding 30S ribosome-binding factor RbfA — translation MTSRRVLKAAEAVREVVSMAILTDLHDPRIQGVTVTFVEVSPDMRVAKVHVSVMGDEAAQNLCLKGLQSSAGYLQQKVSKRIDTRYTPVIRFELDMGVKKSIALAKMLGDVLPKDDAPESDDTAGQDDDSLHEDI, via the coding sequence ATGACTTCCAGACGAGTATTGAAAGCGGCGGAGGCTGTCCGAGAGGTGGTCAGTATGGCGATCCTGACCGATCTGCACGATCCTCGGATCCAAGGTGTGACGGTGACGTTTGTCGAGGTATCTCCAGATATGCGGGTTGCCAAGGTCCATGTATCGGTGATGGGTGATGAAGCGGCCCAGAATCTCTGCCTCAAAGGTCTGCAAAGTTCAGCAGGATATTTGCAGCAGAAAGTATCGAAAAGAATCGATACTCGGTACACACCTGTCATTCGCTTTGAGCTAGATATGGGAGTAAAGAAATCGATTGCCCTTGCCAAGATGCTTGGCGATGTGCTCCCCAAGGATGATGCTCCTGAATCAGATGACACAGCTGGTCAAGATGACGATTCACTTCACGAAGACATTTAA